A stretch of Bacillus pseudomycoides DNA encodes these proteins:
- a CDS encoding HAD family hydrolase — MGKIQISGEVIETKAIAFDKDGTLFHAIPFWQEIDRLRKYKFSQIVGKKYELLWEKAVGFVPPNKVDFKGLLAVASEEEEIIVVASLLYQIKKYPWHRCKELTTTIFEESNEQLSIEQAFHPMPGITECIISLQKEGIYTGILTSDNKVRTKKCIDLLNIPSLQFLFTPEDVENGKPHPEMITKACEQLTIRPNELVMVGDTVVDVKMAKEAGSIAVGIANHEHAIEELTPYADFIITDYSDIQILTKKKQ, encoded by the coding sequence ATGGGGAAAATTCAAATTTCTGGAGAGGTTATTGAAACGAAAGCAATTGCCTTTGATAAGGATGGTACATTATTTCACGCGATTCCATTTTGGCAAGAAATTGATAGACTACGAAAATACAAATTTTCACAAATTGTCGGTAAAAAGTATGAACTGCTGTGGGAAAAAGCAGTTGGATTTGTACCTCCAAACAAAGTTGATTTTAAAGGCCTGTTAGCAGTCGCATCTGAAGAAGAAGAAATTATTGTTGTTGCTAGCCTTTTATATCAAATCAAAAAATATCCATGGCATCGTTGCAAAGAACTTACTACTACCATATTTGAAGAAAGTAATGAGCAATTATCCATTGAACAAGCTTTTCATCCTATGCCAGGGATAACTGAATGCATTATTTCTTTGCAAAAAGAAGGAATATATACAGGTATTCTTACCTCAGATAATAAGGTGAGAACAAAAAAATGTATTGATTTACTTAACATACCATCTCTTCAATTTCTCTTTACGCCAGAAGATGTAGAAAACGGGAAGCCTCATCCAGAAATGATTACCAAAGCATGTGAACAGCTTACTATTAGACCAAATGAGCTAGTAATGGTTGGAGATACTGTTGTAGATGTAAAAATGGCTAAAGAGGCCGGAAGTATTGCTGTAGGCATTGCCAATCATGAACATGCAATAGAAGAATTAACACCGTATGCGGACTTTATCATCACCGATTACAGCGATATACAAATTTTAACGAAAAAAAAGCAGTAG
- a CDS encoding YrhC family protein: MKELQQKIADYIRFGQVLLALATFLMIGLLIPNEGRETVQSFAMMGVIVLFLGMSFFFFKRVKALRDRLEENEYESN; encoded by the coding sequence ATGAAAGAATTACAACAGAAAATTGCAGATTATATTCGCTTCGGTCAAGTTCTTCTTGCGCTAGCCACATTTTTAATGATTGGTCTATTGATTCCAAATGAAGGAAGAGAAACTGTACAATCCTTTGCGATGATGGGTGTTATCGTTTTATTTTTAGGGATGTCATTTTTCTTTTTCAAGCGTGTTAAAGCTTTGCGTGATAGGTTAGAGGAGAACGAATATGAATCAAATTGA